The region GGCCGGCCAGGCTCAGGTCTGGGTGTCGCCGTCCGGGGAGTCGCGCCACTGGGTGAACGGCCGGTCGAGGTGCCAGCGCGTGCCGTCGTGGGTGAGCACGCGGTGCTCGCAGGTCTCCAGGTTCGACAGCGACTCGAACAGCTCGATGCTCCACCCGAACAGCCGCCGGCACAGCAGCCGGATGGTCAGCCCGTGCGACACGACCAGGGCGGTGGCCGGGTGGCCGTCGCGGGCCATCCTGGTCTCCAGGTCGACCAGGAACGCCGCCAGCCGGTCGTCCACGTCGGCCCCCGACTCGCCGTTGGGCAGCCGGAAGAAGAAGTGGCCGAACGCGTGCCGCTGGTGCTTGAGCACCTCCTGCTGCACCGGGTCCTGCAGGTTGCCCCAGTCCTGCTCGCGCAGCCGGGGCTCGGCGACCACCCGCTCCGCCTGCTCCCCGAGGTCCAGCCCGCGCAGGGTCGCCCGGGTCCGCACGTACGGGCTCACGTACACCGCCACCGGACGCCCGCCGACCAGGGCTTTGATCCGGGGCCCGGCGTCGGCCGCCTCTTGTTCGCCGCGCGGGGTGAGGGGCAGGGCGTGATCGGGTACCCGGCAGTAGGCCAGTTCGTCGACGTTGCCCAGGCTCTGCCCGTGGCGCAGCAGGATGATCCGCACCCCGCCATCGTGCCGGTGTTACAGTCCGGCGGCGAAACCGGACGGAAGGTGTCACATGATCAAGTACATCGCGCTGTACCGGAAACCCGCGGACGCCGAGGCGTTCGACGAGGCGTACTTCGCCTCCCACCTGCCGATCGCGGCCAAGACCCCCGGCCTGCTGCGGGCCGAGGTCGCCAAGGTCAGCCGGGTGTTCGTGCCCGGTTTCCTGGGTGAGCAGGAGCCGCACCTCGTGGCCGAGATGTACTTCGAGTCCGAGCAGGCCCTCAAGGCCGCCTTCGCCTCCCCGGAGTGGCAGGCCGCCGGCGCGAACCTGACCGAGATCGGCGGCATGGACCTGGTCGCCATGTTCGCGGCGGAGGTCGTCGAGGGATGATCACCGTGGTGATCGGCGGCGGCACGATGGGCGCGGGCATCGCGCACCTGCTGCTCGCCGGCGGGCACGAGGTGGTGCTCGCCGAGTCCGGCGCGCAGCGGGCCGCCGCCGCGCGCGACGCCGTGGCCAAGTCGCTGGCCGTCGCCGTCGAGCGCGGCAAGCTCGACCGCGACCCGGAGGAGCTGCTGCGCGCGCTGACCGTGGTCGAGCAGCTGGCCGACGTGCCCGCGGAGCTGGTGATCGAGGCCGTGCCCGAGGACGTCGACCTCAAGCGCCGCGTCCTGACAGCCGCCGCACACGCGTGCCCGGACGCGGTGCTGGCGTCCAACACCTCGTCCCTGTCGATCGCCGAGCTGGCCGAGGGGCTGCCCGCCGAGCGGGTGCTCGGGATGCACTTCTTCAACCCCGTCCCGGTGCAGAAGCTGATCGAGCTCGTCCACCACGACCGGCTCGACCCCGCCGTGCTGGCCAAGGCGCGCAGGTGGGCCGAGCAGCTGGGCAAGACGGTGATCGAGGTCCGGGACGCGCCCGGCTTCGCCACCTCGCGGCTGGGCGTCGCGGTCGGCATGGAGGCGATCCGGATGCTGGCCGAGGGCGTCGCCTCCGCCGAGGACATCGACACCGGGATGCGCCTGGGCTACGGCTGGCCGATGGGCCCGCTGCGGCTCACCGACCTGGTCGGCCTCGACGTGCGGCTGGCCATCGCCGAGCACCTGGCCGCCGAGCTGGGCCCGCGCTTCGAGCCGCCCGCGCTGCTGCGCGAGAAGGTGGCCCGCGGCGAGCTCGGCCGCAAGACCGGGCAGGGCTTCTTCACCTGGTAAGCAGGACGTCGTGCTGATCAGGGAACAGACCGACCACGACGCCGACACCGTCCGCGGGCTGCGCAAGGTCGCGTTCGGCGACACGGCCGAGGGCAACCCGCTGCGGCCCGGCAGGCGGGGCCTCGTCGCCGAACTCGACGGCCGCCCGGCCGGGGCGCTGACCATCCACGAGTTCCACCAGTACCACGGCGGCGCGCCGGTGCCGATGGGCGGCATCGGCGGCGTCGCCGTCGACCCGTACGCGCGCGGCCGGGGCGTCGCCACCGGCCTGCTCGACCGGGTGCTGGCCGACCTGCGCGAGCACGGGCAGCCGCTGTCGGCGCTCTACGCCACGGTCCCCGCGCTCTACCGCTCGCGCGGCTGGGAGCGCGCCGGCGTGTTCGAGCGGCTGGACCTCACCCTGGACCGGGTGGCCACCGGCCCGAGGCTCGCCGCGCGCCCGGCCGTCGCGGACGACCTGCCGGGCATCCACGCCTGCTACAACGACGTCGCCGGCACCGTGAACGGCCTGCTGGACCGGTCGGCACCCGCGATCGACCTCGCCGAGGTGCTCGACCTCGACGTCGTCTCGGTGGTGCCCGGCCACGACGGCGAGGTGCGCGGCTACCTGACCGCCGAGCGCGACCGCGAGGGCCTGCGCGTGCTCGACCTGATCGGCCGGGACGTCGAGACCCAGCTCGGCCTGCTGGGCGGCCTGCGGTCGTGGAGCGGCCTGCTCGACCAGCTCACGCTGCGGGTGGTCGACCCGGCCGTCACCGGGCTGCTGACCAACCAGGGCATCCGGTACACCACGCACACCTCCCAGTGGCTGCTGCGGGTGGTCGACCTGCCCGCCGCCGTCGCCGCGCGCGGCTGGCCCGCCGCCCGGTGGCTCAAGCCCGCCGCCGTCGACCTGGAGGTGCACGACGAGCACGCCCCGTGGCACGCGGGCCGGCAGCGGCTGGTCGTGGAGGACGGCGCGGTGCGCGTCGAGCCGGGCGGGTCCGGCGCGGTGCGGCTGCGCGCGCGGGCGCTCGGGCCGTGGTTCAGCGGGATGCAGGACAGCCACGCGCTGCGCCGCGCCGGCCTGCTGGACGGTGACGCCGCGCTCCTCGACCGGCTGACCGGCGCGCCGGGCGTGCCCCGGCTGGCGGACTTCTTCTAGCCTGCCCGGCGTGACCACCGCTGCGGACCGCCCGTGCTGACCGTCCTCGACCTGATCGGCATCGCCGCGTTCGCCGCGTCCGGGGCGCTGGCGGCGGTGCGCGCCCGGCTGGACCTGTTCGGCGTGATCGTGCTCGCGCTGACCACCGCGCTGGGCGGCGGGACGATCCGGGACGTGCTGCTCGGCGTGCACCCACCGGCGGCCCTGGTGAACTGGCCGTACCTCGCGGTCGCGGGGGGCACCGGACTGGTCGTGTTCTGGTTTCACCCGACCGTGTCCAAACTTCGCCGGTCCGTGTTGCTGCTGGACGCGGTCGGCCTCGGGGTGTTCGTCACCGCCGGCACGTCCACCGCGCTCGCCCTGGGCTCGCCCCCGTACGCGGCGTGCCTGGTGGGCATGACCACCGGGATCGGCGGCGGCGCGCTGCGGGACGTGCTGCTGCGGGAGATCCCGCTGGTCCTGCGCCGGGAGATCTACGCGGTGGCGGCACTCGGCGGCGCGGTGATCGTCGCGGTGGGTGACTGGCTGGGGTTCCCCGAAGGCCTGGTGACGCTGACCGGCTCCGTCCTCATCGCCGGCGTCCGGATACTGGCACTGTGGCGGAAGTGGAACGCCCCGATCGCCCGGAAACTCGACCACCCGGAAACGTGACCGCCCGGGAACCCGACCGCTCGCCACACGGGACGGCTCGGGAACTTGACGGCCGGCTCACACCGCCTTCTCAGGCGGCTCTCAGGACCAGGAGCAACACTGATCCCCATGCGCATCCTCGTTGTCGACGACGACCGGGCCGTGCGTGAGTCGCTTCGCCGCTCACTGCAGTTCAACGGCTACCAGGTGGACCTGGCCGGAGACGGTCAGCAGGCCCTCGAATCGGTCGTCTCGCAACGTCCCGATGCCATGGTCCTCGATGTCATGATGCCCCGGCTGGACGGGCTGGAGGTGTGCCGCCGGCTGCGCAGCACCGGCGACGACCTGCCCATCCTGGTGCTCACCGCGCGCGACGCGGTGTCCGACCGGGTGTCCGGGCTGGACGCCGGGGCGGACGACTACCTGCCCAAGCCGTTCGCGCTGGAGGAGCTGCTGGCCCGGCTGCGCGCGCTGCTGCGGCGGGCCGTGAGCGACGCCGAGGAGCCCGCCGGCGCGGTGCTCCGGTTCGCCGACCTGGAGCTGGACCCCGGCACCCGGGACGTCCGCCGCGGCGAGCGGCCGATCAGCCTCACCCGCACCGAGTTCGCCCTGCTGGAGCTGTTCCTGGCGCACCCCAAGCAGGTGCTCACCCGGGGCCGGATCCTGGAGGACGTCTGGGGCTACGACTTCCCGACCTCCGGCAACGCGCTGGAGGTCTACGTGGGCTACCTGCGCCGCAAGACCGAGGCCGAGGGCGAGCCCCGGCTGCTGCACACCGTCCGGGGCGTCGGCTACGTCCTGCGGGAGACCCCTCCGTGATCACCACCGCCAACGGGCGGTTCCAGCGCGTTTCCCTGCGGGCACGGGTCACCCTCCTGGCGGCGTTCTGCGTCGCCGGGGTGGTCGGCGTGGTGTCGCTGGGCGCGTACATGACCGTCAGCAGCAACCTCGACGACCAGCTCAACCTCGGCCTGCGCCAGCGCGCGGACGCCGCGGTGGTCGCGCCGAGGGTGAACACCGACGTCACCCAGATCCCGGGCGCGTTCCTGGCCGCGGGCGACGTGCGGATCGGCCTGCTCACCTCGGACGGCCAGATGCTCTACCCCAAGGGCACCGTCGCGCCGCCGTCGTCCGCGGGCGACCTGGAGGTGGCGCGCGGCCAGAAGACCGAGAACCTGTGGAACGACACGCGCAGCGGGTTCCGGGTCATCTCGGTGCAGTACGAGGACGGCCGGGCGATGGTGATCGCGCAGTCGATGAAGCCGCTGGACACCACCCTGGGCAAGCTGTCCGTGGTGCTGTTCGTGATCAGCGGCATCGGCGTGCTGGTCGCGGCGGCGGCGGGCACCGCGGTGGCGCGCACCGGCCTGCGGCCCGTGCAGCGGCTGACCGAGGCGACCGAGCGGGTCGCGCTGACCGGCGACCTGCGCCCGATCCCGGTGACCGGTGACGACGAGCTGGCCCGGCTGACCCAGCGGTTCAACGCGATGCTGGTCGCGGTCGCGGACTCCCAGGAGCGCCAGCGCCGGCTGGTCGCCGACGCGGGCCACGAGCTGCGCACCCCGCTGACGTCCATGCGCACCAACCTGGAGCTGCTGCTCGCCTCCGAGCGGCCCGACCTGCCGACGCTGTCCGACGAGGACAAGGCGGAGATCAACACCGACGTGCGGGCGCAGCTCGACGAGCTGACCACGTTGATCGGCGACCTGGTCGAACTGGCCCGGGAGGACGCGCCCCAGGTGGTGCACGAGCCCGTCGACCTGGTCGAGGTCGTGGAGCGGGCACTGGACCGGGCCCGCCGGCGGGCACCCGGCGACGTCCGGTTCGACGTGCGGTTGCAGCCGTGGTCGCTGCTCGGCGACTCCAGCGCGTTGGAGCGCGCGGTGCTCAACCTGCTGGACAACGCGGTGAAGTTCAGCCCGGCGGGCGGCGTGGTGCGGCTGGAGCTGCGGCAGGTGGGCGACGGCAGCGTGGCGCTGGAGGTCGCGGACTCCGGCCCCGGCATCGCCGACGACGACCTGCCGCACGTCTTCGAGCGCTTCTACCGCTCGTCGGAGGCCCGCACCCTGCCCGGTTCGGGGCTCGGCCTGGCGATCGTGAAGCAGGCCGCGGAACGCCACGGCGGCGCGGCCTACGCGGGCCGGGCACCCGAGGGCGGGGCGCTGTTCGTGCTCCGGCTCCCCGGCCGCCCCTGACCCGTGCCGGCGGACCGCGCGGCGAACCGGGCGACCGGCCGGCCGCCGGCATAGTCCCTGCTGTGCAAGGGACTTTTCACGACGACCTCACCACGTTCTGGCGGCTGGCCGGCCCGGTCTACGAGGCCGATCCGGTGCGCAACAGCTTCGCCCTCGCCTACCTGGTGGGCGAGCGGGCCAGGGCGGTCAACCAGGTGGCCCGGCTGTTCACGCTGCACGACGCGGCCGGGGTGGTCGGGGCCGCGTTCCGCAACCGGGGCAGGCCGGTGCACGTCGGGACCATCCGGCCGGAGCACGTCCCGGAGTCGGTCGCCCACTGGCGCGCCGCCGACCCCGGGCTGGGCGGGGTGTTCGGCCCGCGCCCGCTCGCCGAGGCGTTCGCCGCCGAGTGGACGCGGGTCGCCGGCGGCTCGGTCCGGACGGTCGTCGAGCTGCTGTTCTACCGGCTCGGCGACCTGGTGCCGCCGACCTCGGTGCCGGGCCGGCCGCGGCTCGCCGGTCCGGAGGACCTGCCGGTGCTCACCGAGTACTGGCGGGGTTTCGCGCGGGACACCGGGTCCTGGCCGGGCCGGGGCGTCGAGCAGTTCAGGGCCGACGTGGTCGAGTGGCTCGGCCTGGGCTACGGGTTCGTGCTGTGGGAGGTCGACGGCGAGCCGGTGTCGGTCGCCGTGGCGCGGGCCCCGGCGTCCTCGGTGAGCCGGATCTCCGTGGTCTACACGCCGCCGGAAGCCCGTGGTCGCGGGTACGGGTCGGCCGTCGCCGCAGCGGCGGCCGAGTGGGCGACCGGGGCCGGTGCGGCGCAGGTGGTGCTCAACACCGACCAGTCCAACCCGACCTCCAACGCCCTGTACCGACGTCTCGGCTTCGAGCAGGTGGAGGCCCAGGTCGAGCTGGCGTTCGACCCGGAGTCGAACACAAACAAACACTAGGTCAAACCGCGTTGTCCGAACTGTGGTCGGGAACACGGTCGGCACGTCACCCCTCGCGGACTGGTTCCAATCCCCTGAACTGGGACGAAGTCCGGACGGTCACGCCGTTCACGATCGGTGCCGGTGACCGCACCCGAACGATCGGTCTTGTTCGACTGTGTTGACGTTGTCGACGTGGTCAGCAACGCTTGTGGTCGCGTGGCGTACTCGGGAAGAGGTGTGGCGTGCTGGCGCGGCAACGACAAGCGGTGATCCTGGAAGAGGTCCGGCGGACCGGCGCGGTGCGGGTGGGCGACCTCGTCGTGCGGCTGGGCGTCTCGGACATGACCGTGCGCCGCGACCTCGACGTGCTGGCCGCCCGCGGCCTGGTGGAGAAGGTCTACGGCGGGGCCACGTCCGTGGTCGGCCGCAGCACCGACGAGCCCGGTTTCGAGGCCAAGTCGGTGCGCCAGCTGCCGGAGAAGGAGGCGATCGCGGCGCTGGCCGCGGGTTTGGTCCGGTCCGGCACCGCGATCGGGCTCTCCGCCGGCACCACGACGTGGACGCTGGCCCGGTTCCTGGACGAGGTCCCGGACCTGACCGTGGTCACCAACTCGATCCGGGTCGCCGACGTGCTCCAGCAGAGCGGGCGCACCGACCGGACCGTCGTGCTCACCGGCGGCGTGCGCACGCCGTCGGACGCGCTGGTCGGCCCGGTCGCCGTGCAGGCCCTGCGGTCCCTGCACCTGGACGTCGTGTTCCTCGGCGTGCACGGCATGGCCGAGCGGTCCGGCTTCACCACCCCCAACCTGGACGAGAGCGAGACCGACCGGGCCCTGGTCGACGCGGCCGGGCGGGTCGTCGTGGTGGCCGACCACACCAAGTGGGGCACGGTCGGCATCTCCACCATCGCCGACCTCGGCGAGGCGGACGTGCTGGTCACCGACGAGGGACTGGGCGACGCGGCCCGCGCCGCGCTGGGCGACCAGGTCGGGGAACTGCTCCTGGCACCCGTGCCGGGACGGGGAGAGGAAGGGACGGCGTGAAGCGCACGGCGGGGAAGCTGGCCGACGGCCGGGAGATCATCTACTTCGACGACACCCCGGGCGCGCCGCCGCGCACGGCCGTGGACACCCGGGACCTGCCGGCGTCGCAGCCGCTGTCCGAGGTGCGCCGTGACCCGCTGACCGGCGAGTGGGTGGCGATGGCCGCCCACCGGCAGACCCGCACGTACAAGCCGCCGGCCGACCTGTGCCCGCTGTGCCCGTCCGCGCCGGGCAGGCCGACCGAGATCCCCGAGGCGGACTACGACGTGGTGGTGTTCGAGAACCGCTTCCCGTCGTTCGCCGAGGACGTGCCCGCGCTGTCGTCCACTGTGGACGGTATGCCGATGGTGGCCCGCGCGGCGGGGCGCGGCCGGTGCGAGGTGGTGTGCTTCACCTCCGACCACACCACGTCCTTCGGGTCGCTGGAGCCGTCGCGGGTGCGGACCGTGGTGGACGTGTGGGCGGACCGCACCGCCGCGCTGAGCGCGATCCCGGGCGTGGAGCAGGTCTTCCCGTTCGAGAACCGCGGCGAGGAGATCGGGGTGACCCTCTCTCACCCGCACGGGCAGGTCTACGGCTACCCGTTCGTGACGCCGAGGACCGAGCGGATGCTGGCGGTGGCGGCCGAGTACCGGGCGGCGCACGGCCGTGCGCTGCTGGGCGACGTGCTGGCCGCCGAACGCGCGGCCGGCACCCAGGTCGTGGGCACGTCGGAGCACTGGACGGCGTTCGTGCCCGCCGCCGCCCGCTGGCCGGTCGAGGTGCACGTGGTGCCGCACCGCCAAGTGCCCGACCTGCCCGCGCTGACCGACGCCGAGCGGGACGACTTCGCGCACTTCTACCTGGAGGTGCTGGGCCGCCTCGACGCGCTCTACCAGCGTCCGCTGCCTTATATCGCGGCGTGGCACCAGGCCCCGGTGCGCACCGGGCGCGACCTGGCGTGGCTGCACCTGGAGGTGTTCTCGGTGCTCCGCGCGCCGGACAAGCTCA is a window of Saccharothrix espanaensis DSM 44229 DNA encoding:
- a CDS encoding EthD family reductase, which encodes MIKYIALYRKPADAEAFDEAYFASHLPIAAKTPGLLRAEVAKVSRVFVPGFLGEQEPHLVAEMYFESEQALKAAFASPEWQAAGANLTEIGGMDLVAMFAAEVVEG
- the galT gene encoding galactose-1-phosphate uridylyltransferase, whose product is MKRTAGKLADGREIIYFDDTPGAPPRTAVDTRDLPASQPLSEVRRDPLTGEWVAMAAHRQTRTYKPPADLCPLCPSAPGRPTEIPEADYDVVVFENRFPSFAEDVPALSSTVDGMPMVARAAGRGRCEVVCFTSDHTTSFGSLEPSRVRTVVDVWADRTAALSAIPGVEQVFPFENRGEEIGVTLSHPHGQVYGYPFVTPRTERMLAVAAEYRAAHGRALLGDVLAAERAAGTQVVGTSEHWTAFVPAAARWPVEVHVVPHRQVPDLPALTDAERDDFAHFYLEVLGRLDALYQRPLPYIAAWHQAPVRTGRDLAWLHLEVFSVLRAPDKLKYLAGSESGMGVWINDATPEQIAERLRAAR
- a CDS encoding HAMP domain-containing sensor histidine kinase — encoded protein: MITTANGRFQRVSLRARVTLLAAFCVAGVVGVVSLGAYMTVSSNLDDQLNLGLRQRADAAVVAPRVNTDVTQIPGAFLAAGDVRIGLLTSDGQMLYPKGTVAPPSSAGDLEVARGQKTENLWNDTRSGFRVISVQYEDGRAMVIAQSMKPLDTTLGKLSVVLFVISGIGVLVAAAAGTAVARTGLRPVQRLTEATERVALTGDLRPIPVTGDDELARLTQRFNAMLVAVADSQERQRRLVADAGHELRTPLTSMRTNLELLLASERPDLPTLSDEDKAEINTDVRAQLDELTTLIGDLVELAREDAPQVVHEPVDLVEVVERALDRARRRAPGDVRFDVRLQPWSLLGDSSALERAVLNLLDNAVKFSPAGGVVRLELRQVGDGSVALEVADSGPGIADDDLPHVFERFYRSSEARTLPGSGLGLAIVKQAAERHGGAAYAGRAPEGGALFVLRLPGRP
- a CDS encoding GNAT family N-acetyltransferase; the protein is MQGTFHDDLTTFWRLAGPVYEADPVRNSFALAYLVGERARAVNQVARLFTLHDAAGVVGAAFRNRGRPVHVGTIRPEHVPESVAHWRAADPGLGGVFGPRPLAEAFAAEWTRVAGGSVRTVVELLFYRLGDLVPPTSVPGRPRLAGPEDLPVLTEYWRGFARDTGSWPGRGVEQFRADVVEWLGLGYGFVLWEVDGEPVSVAVARAPASSVSRISVVYTPPEARGRGYGSAVAAAAAEWATGAGAAQVVLNTDQSNPTSNALYRRLGFEQVEAQVELAFDPESNTNKH
- a CDS encoding DeoR/GlpR family DNA-binding transcription regulator, translated to MLARQRQAVILEEVRRTGAVRVGDLVVRLGVSDMTVRRDLDVLAARGLVEKVYGGATSVVGRSTDEPGFEAKSVRQLPEKEAIAALAAGLVRSGTAIGLSAGTTTWTLARFLDEVPDLTVVTNSIRVADVLQQSGRTDRTVVLTGGVRTPSDALVGPVAVQALRSLHLDVVFLGVHGMAERSGFTTPNLDESETDRALVDAAGRVVVVADHTKWGTVGISTIADLGEADVLVTDEGLGDAARAALGDQVGELLLAPVPGRGEEGTA
- a CDS encoding GNAT family N-acetyltransferase, translating into MLIREQTDHDADTVRGLRKVAFGDTAEGNPLRPGRRGLVAELDGRPAGALTIHEFHQYHGGAPVPMGGIGGVAVDPYARGRGVATGLLDRVLADLREHGQPLSALYATVPALYRSRGWERAGVFERLDLTLDRVATGPRLAARPAVADDLPGIHACYNDVAGTVNGLLDRSAPAIDLAEVLDLDVVSVVPGHDGEVRGYLTAERDREGLRVLDLIGRDVETQLGLLGGLRSWSGLLDQLTLRVVDPAVTGLLTNQGIRYTTHTSQWLLRVVDLPAAVAARGWPAARWLKPAAVDLEVHDEHAPWHAGRQRLVVEDGAVRVEPGGSGAVRLRARALGPWFSGMQDSHALRRAGLLDGDAALLDRLTGAPGVPRLADFF
- a CDS encoding trimeric intracellular cation channel family protein: MLTVLDLIGIAAFAASGALAAVRARLDLFGVIVLALTTALGGGTIRDVLLGVHPPAALVNWPYLAVAGGTGLVVFWFHPTVSKLRRSVLLLDAVGLGVFVTAGTSTALALGSPPYAACLVGMTTGIGGGALRDVLLREIPLVLRREIYAVAALGGAVIVAVGDWLGFPEGLVTLTGSVLIAGVRILALWRKWNAPIARKLDHPET
- a CDS encoding response regulator transcription factor; its protein translation is MRILVVDDDRAVRESLRRSLQFNGYQVDLAGDGQQALESVVSQRPDAMVLDVMMPRLDGLEVCRRLRSTGDDLPILVLTARDAVSDRVSGLDAGADDYLPKPFALEELLARLRALLRRAVSDAEEPAGAVLRFADLELDPGTRDVRRGERPISLTRTEFALLELFLAHPKQVLTRGRILEDVWGYDFPTSGNALEVYVGYLRRKTEAEGEPRLLHTVRGVGYVLRETPP
- a CDS encoding 3-hydroxyacyl-CoA dehydrogenase family protein, with protein sequence MITVVIGGGTMGAGIAHLLLAGGHEVVLAESGAQRAAAARDAVAKSLAVAVERGKLDRDPEELLRALTVVEQLADVPAELVIEAVPEDVDLKRRVLTAAAHACPDAVLASNTSSLSIAELAEGLPAERVLGMHFFNPVPVQKLIELVHHDRLDPAVLAKARRWAEQLGKTVIEVRDAPGFATSRLGVAVGMEAIRMLAEGVASAEDIDTGMRLGYGWPMGPLRLTDLVGLDVRLAIAEHLAAELGPRFEPPALLREKVARGELGRKTGQGFFTW
- a CDS encoding histidine phosphatase family protein; its protein translation is MRIILLRHGQSLGNVDELAYCRVPDHALPLTPRGEQEAADAGPRIKALVGGRPVAVYVSPYVRTRATLRGLDLGEQAERVVAEPRLREQDWGNLQDPVQQEVLKHQRHAFGHFFFRLPNGESGADVDDRLAAFLVDLETRMARDGHPATALVVSHGLTIRLLCRRLFGWSIELFESLSNLETCEHRVLTHDGTRWHLDRPFTQWRDSPDGDTQT